From a single Flavobacteriales bacterium genomic region:
- a CDS encoding mechanosensitive ion channel — MPQVPPSIIPEEPGRIVQLLHTLGMDLLLLLKIIAILGAAWLVERLIYLILRRGYARRKAKGRNEFTQYRFLRNAVRTVVVISAFFAIVYAVPSLRSFAFTLFAGAGILVAILGFAAQKAFSDIISGVFIVAFKPFRVGDVIQAGSQGFFGMVEDINLRHTTLVTFENRRVVIPNSILSEERIVNSSIRDEATCQYVEIPIAMDADIDMARQIIQEEAMAHDHQIDRRTPDEKKAGEPEVQVRVAEVSNGFILMRAYVWAMDPVLARMMRYDLQERVLKRFAAIHLPVAVPYTHYVSYNPYVKPELDGKEA, encoded by the coding sequence ATGCCACAAGTCCCCCCTTCAATTATTCCGGAGGAGCCAGGTCGTATCGTACAATTGCTGCATACGTTGGGCATGGACCTGCTTTTGCTGCTGAAGATCATCGCGATCCTTGGTGCAGCTTGGCTGGTGGAACGGCTGATCTATTTGATCCTACGACGTGGTTACGCTCGCAGAAAGGCGAAAGGGCGTAATGAATTCACACAATACCGGTTCCTACGGAATGCCGTTAGAACTGTGGTAGTGATCAGCGCATTCTTCGCGATCGTATACGCTGTTCCTTCCCTTCGATCCTTCGCTTTCACCTTGTTCGCAGGTGCTGGTATCCTCGTGGCCATCCTCGGTTTTGCTGCACAAAAGGCATTCAGCGATATCATCAGTGGTGTCTTTATCGTAGCATTCAAACCATTTCGTGTGGGTGATGTGATCCAAGCCGGCTCACAAGGTTTCTTCGGAATGGTGGAGGACATAAATCTTCGGCACACCACCTTAGTTACATTCGAGAATAGACGCGTCGTGATCCCGAATTCCATCCTTAGCGAAGAAAGGATCGTCAACAGTAGCATTCGTGATGAAGCCACCTGCCAATACGTAGAGATCCCGATCGCGATGGATGCGGATATTGATATGGCCCGGCAGATCATTCAAGAAGAAGCCATGGCACACGACCATCAGATCGATCGGCGCACACCTGATGAGAAAAAAGCCGGTGAGCCAGAGGTTCAGGTACGTGTTGCGGAAGTGAGTAACGGATTCATTCTAATGCGGGCCTACGTATGGGCAATGGACCCCGTGCTTGCTCGCATGATGAGGTATGATCTTCAGGAACGGGTCCTGAAACGCTTCGCGGCGATCCATTTGCCTGTTGCGGTACCTTATACCCATTACGTGAGCTACAACCCGTATGTCAAACCTGAACTTGATGGTAAGGAAGCGTAG
- the pepE gene encoding dipeptidase PepE: protein MELLLLSNSTLPGTPFFEWPKTHVQEFVKGRERVAFVPYAAVEEQRDNYAEKVVPIFGEFGVELFSLHHEKNPISALDNADAVVIGGGNSFLLLQTLYRTGLLKAIGNRVKNGLPYIGWSAGSNVACPSIMTTNDMPIVEPPSMRALHLVPFQINPHYTEATIPGHGGESRDQRIAEYLATNPKSTVAGLREGSLLHVKNGQCTLVGKDMKVFNAGKDPEIIAAGSVTHMDLRLVEG, encoded by the coding sequence ATGGAACTATTACTCCTCTCCAACTCTACACTTCCCGGCACACCGTTCTTTGAGTGGCCGAAGACCCATGTCCAGGAATTTGTGAAAGGTCGAGAACGCGTTGCTTTCGTGCCATACGCTGCGGTAGAAGAACAGCGAGATAATTATGCTGAAAAAGTTGTACCGATCTTCGGCGAATTCGGGGTTGAACTATTCAGCCTTCATCATGAAAAAAATCCTATCTCCGCGTTGGATAATGCAGATGCAGTTGTGATCGGCGGTGGAAATAGTTTCCTGCTGTTGCAAACGCTTTACCGCACAGGTCTTCTGAAGGCCATAGGAAACCGCGTAAAGAATGGACTACCGTATATTGGATGGAGTGCAGGCAGCAATGTTGCATGTCCGAGCATTATGACCACCAATGACATGCCAATCGTTGAGCCACCCTCCATGCGTGCGTTACACTTGGTACCGTTCCAGATCAATCCGCATTATACCGAAGCGACCATACCCGGTCATGGCGGTGAATCTCGGGATCAACGAATTGCGGAGTATTTAGCAACGAACCCAAAAAGTACGGTAGCAGGTCTGCGCGAAGGTTCATTGCTCCATGTAAAAAATGGTCAGTGTACGCTTGTGGGTAAGGATATGAAAGTATTCAATGCCGGTAAGGATCCAGAGATCATTGCAGCGGGTAGCGTAACGCACATGGACCTACGCTTGGTCGAAGGGTGA